A region of Veillonellaceae bacterium DNA encodes the following proteins:
- a CDS encoding carbon-nitrogen hydrolase, translating into MKIAMIQMEVDSGQKDRNIRHAFQLLEQAVPNSDVLVLPELWTIGYDFHNLDKNATRLGDSLISGLSSFANYHHVTLEAGTLPVEVNGKISNMGIVFGPNGEIQAQYSKRHLFYGYEESKLMVPGNSLMNTEINGVKTGMAVCYEFYFPRMWRKMAKSGVTLVLAPASWSAVHIPQWEVLTRARAIENGICVCAVNMAGEYHGLKLGGHSLFIDPTGKVEAEAGDGEEILYGEYDEIRYRDLGKQLAVIRL; encoded by the coding sequence ATGAAAATAGCCATGATCCAAATGGAAGTTGACTCAGGGCAGAAAGACAGAAATATACGGCATGCATTCCAGCTCTTGGAACAAGCGGTTCCAAACAGCGATGTCCTGGTGCTGCCGGAATTGTGGACAATCGGATATGATTTTCACAATTTAGATAAAAATGCAACAAGGCTTGGAGATAGTTTGATTTCAGGATTATCCTCGTTCGCCAATTATCATCATGTTACTTTGGAAGCAGGGACGCTTCCTGTTGAAGTCAATGGCAAGATTAGCAACATGGGGATTGTTTTCGGCCCGAATGGGGAAATCCAGGCACAGTACAGCAAGCGTCACCTGTTTTACGGATATGAGGAATCAAAATTGATGGTCCCCGGAAACAGTTTGATGAATACTGAAATCAACGGTGTCAAAACAGGAATGGCTGTATGCTATGAGTTCTATTTTCCGAGAATGTGGAGAAAAATGGCAAAGAGCGGAGTGACATTAGTATTGGCTCCGGCTTCCTGGTCTGCTGTCCATATTCCTCAATGGGAAGTCCTTACAAGAGCCAGGGCTATAGAGAACGGGATCTGCGTCTGCGCGGTCAATATGGCAGGAGAGTACCACGGGCTCAAGCTTGGCGGGCATTCTCTCTTTATTGACCCGACAGGGAAGGTAGAAGCGGAAGCAGGAGATGGAGAAGAGATTCTTTATGGAGAGTATGATGAAATCCGGTACAGGGATTTAGGAAAGCAATTGGCGGTCATACGTCTATAA
- a CDS encoding NlpC/P60 family protein, translating into MKIKKYTVLAACLLVFGTFNVSYADYMMGSHGNDVRILQRRLALYGLNVKANGTYDKATYKAVIKFQKKRHLTADGIIGPATYKALTGYSMKTASKTGSNAPSAVKKSSSAPIQRTGINDSLVQWHSSVITNSTVKAITEEARKYIGVPYQFGGTTPKGFDCSGFIQYVFNRKGIVLPRSADEQYTSGRKISVNALEPGDLVFFKTYDQGISHSGLYLGDGYFISATSSRGVAVATMKSGYWHDRYVGANRVL; encoded by the coding sequence ATGAAAATAAAAAAATACACAGTTTTAGCGGCCTGCCTGTTAGTTTTTGGAACGTTCAATGTATCTTATGCTGATTACATGATGGGTTCCCATGGAAATGATGTCAGAATCCTTCAAAGACGTCTTGCTCTCTACGGACTGAATGTAAAAGCAAACGGAACCTATGACAAGGCAACATATAAAGCCGTCATAAAGTTCCAGAAGAAAAGACATTTGACAGCGGATGGAATCATCGGTCCTGCCACTTATAAAGCATTGACCGGCTATTCTATGAAAACGGCTTCAAAAACCGGCTCAAATGCGCCCTCTGCCGTAAAGAAAAGCAGCAGTGCCCCAATCCAGAGAACGGGAATTAATGATTCCTTGGTACAGTGGCACAGCTCGGTGATAACAAACAGCACTGTTAAGGCGATTACAGAAGAAGCGCGGAAGTACATTGGAGTTCCATACCAGTTTGGCGGTACGACGCCGAAGGGATTTGACTGCTCAGGTTTTATTCAGTATGTTTTCAACCGGAAGGGGATTGTCCTTCCCCGGTCTGCTGATGAGCAGTATACTTCCGGGCGAAAGATTTCAGTGAACGCACTCGAACCCGGCGATCTTGTTTTCTTTAAAACGTATGACCAGGGAATCTCGCATTCTGGTTTATACTTGGGAGACGGATATTTCATCAGCGCAACCTCGAGCAGGGGAGTGGCCGTGGCAACGATGAAAAGCGGCTACTGGCATGACAGATATGTCGGCGCAAACAGAGTTCTGTAA
- a CDS encoding cation diffusion facilitator family transporter, protein MELGFLKDNPRSSKAMLTCALGLAVNFILAGTKIFAGWSSGFLSVMGDGFNNLTDMGSIILLMMTFYYAAKPSDKEHPFGHGRLEYINATVMAAIVLYVGITLLIESVHKISNPTDTVYSPLIVISLALGIIGKLFLAWKYKKTGKEINSESFNAYSADSLSDLLSTSSVLAATLVESFFHYHIDGYMGVLMSLAILWTGYTIMKKAVNSIMGSTPDPEIYESIKSCILGCKGVYGVHDLIVHDYGPENHFATAHVELDSSLSFMQSHELSDNVTAVLREKLNIQAVIHADPKAVSNPRAAEYQRDLEAAIYRSGLPLSYHDFFVQEKEGEIDLSFELALTGYCKLNDGEIYHEISDELKKINPAYHIETMIDRNFISGKIYGDSK, encoded by the coding sequence ATGGAACTGGGATTTCTAAAAGATAATCCAAGAAGCAGTAAGGCAATGCTTACTTGTGCTCTTGGCCTTGCAGTTAACTTTATATTAGCTGGTACCAAAATTTTTGCAGGCTGGTCAAGTGGTTTCTTATCTGTTATGGGAGACGGGTTTAACAATTTAACAGATATGGGATCAATCATTTTATTGATGATGACCTTCTATTACGCTGCAAAGCCCTCTGATAAAGAGCATCCATTTGGTCACGGGCGCTTGGAATATATTAATGCGACCGTCATGGCAGCTATTGTTTTATATGTCGGTATTACTCTTCTTATAGAATCAGTACATAAAATTTCAAATCCAACGGATACCGTATATTCACCTTTGATTGTTATCAGTTTAGCTCTTGGCATCATCGGCAAGTTGTTTCTGGCATGGAAGTATAAAAAAACCGGAAAAGAAATCAATTCTGAATCATTCAATGCTTACAGCGCTGATTCCTTATCAGATCTGCTTTCTACCTCAAGTGTCCTGGCCGCAACTTTGGTAGAATCTTTTTTTCATTACCATATCGATGGGTATATGGGTGTATTAATGTCATTGGCCATTCTCTGGACAGGATATACAATCATGAAAAAGGCGGTGAACTCAATTATGGGTTCTACACCGGATCCAGAGATATATGAAAGCATAAAAAGCTGCATCCTGGGATGCAAGGGCGTGTATGGTGTGCATGACCTGATTGTGCATGATTACGGCCCTGAAAATCATTTTGCGACAGCGCATGTAGAACTGGACAGTTCATTGAGCTTTATGCAAAGCCATGAACTGTCGGACAATGTTACAGCTGTTTTGCGTGAAAAACTGAATATCCAAGCAGTAATCCATGCCGATCCTAAAGCTGTATCTAATCCCAGAGCGGCAGAGTATCAAAGAGATCTGGAAGCCGCCATTTACCGCTCAGGACTGCCGCTTTCCTATCATGACTTTTTTGTTCAGGAAAAAGAAGGAGAAATCGATCTTTCCTTTGAACTGGCGCTGACAGGCTACTGCAAATTGAATGATGGGGAAATTTATCATGAAATATCTGATGAATTAAAGAAAATCAATCCGGCCTATCATATTGAAACGATGATTGACAGAAACTTTATCAGCGGAAAAATCTATGGAGATAGTAAGTAA